The Chryseobacterium sp. JV274 sequence ACAAACTTCTGTTTCCGGATTTGTATACGAAGACAGTAACAAAAATCAAAAGAAAGAAAACCGCGAAAAAGGAATTGAAGGTGTAGCCGTTTCTAACGGAACTCAGGTAGTTCTTACGGATAAAAACGGACGATACAGCCTGCTGGTTCAGGAAGATCAGACTATTTTTGTGATCAAACCTTCAGGATATCAGACTGCTTTAAATGCGAACAACTTACCTCAGTTTTATTACCATCATAAACCAAAAGGTTCTCCTGCAGATTTCAAATACAAAGGAGTAGCTGCTACAGGAGATCTTCCCAAAGAACTCAACTTCCCACTTTATAAGCAAAATGAAAATAAAAACTTTGATATCCTTGTTTTTGGAGATCCACAGCCTTACACAGAAAAAGAACTGGATTACTTCAAAAGAGGAATTGTAAATGAAGTGAAGAACACTAAGAAAAATGCAGTGTTGGGAATCAGTCTGGGAGATTTGGTAGGAGATAATTTAAGTCTTCAGAAACCTTATGCAGACGTTATGAAAGAAGTCGGACTTCCTTGGTATAATGTAATGGGAAATCATGACATGAATTATGATGCGAAAGAAGACCGTCTTTCCGATGAAACATTTGAGTCGAATTTTGGTCCGGCCAATTACTCTTTCAACTATGGTAATGTACATTTCATCATTCTGGATGATATTCTTTATCCGGATCCGAGAGATGGAAAAGGATATTGGGGAGGATTCCGTGAAGATCAGCTTCAGTTCATTGAAAACGATCTGAAACTGGTTGATAAAAGTAAACTGATTGTCATTTCTTTCCATATTCCGTTGGAACATAGCAATGAAGACAGCTTCAGAAATGCGGACCGTCAGAAACTATTTGATTTCTTAAATCCTTTCCAGAATGTATTGCTTCTATCAGCACATACACACATCCAACAGCAGATTTTCTATGGGAAAAAAGCAGGCTGGAATGGAATCAAGGAATTGCATGAATATAACGTAGGAACTACTTGCGGCGATTGGTATTCTGGAACACCGGATGATGCCGGCCTTCCTACTTCTACCATGAGAGACGGAACAGCAAAAGGATATTCATTCATCAGTTTTACAGACAATCAATATAAAGTTAAATACAGAACAGCCGGCAAACCGGAAGACTATCAAATTAAGCTATATATCCCAAAAGTAATTCCTTCCTCAAGAACTTCTGCAAAAGTGTTGGCCAATTTCTTCATGGGAAGCAAAAAAGACAAAGTAGAATACAGAATAGATAATGGAAAATGGGAAGCAATGGAATATGATGAAACCATAGACCCGAATTTTGCGCTTTCTGTTTTCAAATGGGATTCTACAGAGAAAATTCTTCCGGGAAGAAGACCTTCCAATCCTGAAATGTCAAAGCACATCTGGGAAGCAGACTTTCCTAAAAAATTATCATTAGGAAAACATAAAGTTGAGGTGAAGGCTGTTGATATGTATGGAAACGAATTTACCGCTTCAGAAGAATTTGAAGTTCAGAATTCAATTCAGATTCCTTAAGTTTTTATTTTTTTTACTATACCTTTTTTTTAGATTTTGAAGCCGATCCAACAGATCGGCTTCTATTTTTGTGGTTTAAGAAGATATAAGTTTCAATTGCCCTTCCCAACCATTAAAAAACTATTAAATCCGTGTTTTAACCATTTCATAAAAATGTTCTTTCGTAACTTTGTATAAAGAAAAGTATTATTACTATGAATATAAACGGAAAAAATGCCATCGTAACAGGTGGTGGAAGAGGATTGGGGAAAGCTGTAGCACTTGCTTTGGCCAATGAAGGAGTAAACGTTGCCATTACAGGAAGAAATGAGGAAAACCTAAAAATGACGGTTGAAGAAATCAAAAAACTGGGTGTAAACTCAGCATACGCAGTTTTTTCTGTAGACAATGAAATTCAGGTAAAAGCTGGAATTGAATCTTTAGCAGAACAATTGGGTGGTATTGATATCCTAATCAACAATGCAGGGATCGGAGACTTCGGAAGTATTGAAGAAATGCCTTCTGAAACATGGGAGCAGGTGATTAAAACCAATCTGTTTGGAGTATATTACGCAGCGAAAGCAGCTCATCCGTTTATGAAAGCTAAAGGAGAAGGTGATATCGTAAATGTAGCTTCTACAGCAGGTCTGAAAGGTGGTCCGAATATGTCTGCATACGCCGCTTCAAAGGCTGCAGTAGTATCTTTATCACAATCTATGATGGCAGAATGGAGAAAACAAAACATCCGTGTAATTACTTTGACTCCAAGTACCATCGCTTCAGATATGAGCATCCAGGGAGGTCTTACAGATGGAAATCCTGATAAAGTATTACAGCCGGAAGACTTCGCAGAATGGGTAAGAGATATTCTTAAAATGAACAGAAGAGCACTGATTGCAAACGGATCAATTTTCTCTACGAATCCATAAGAGGTTAAAAATTTAAAGTTCAAGGTTTAGAGTTTAATGTTATCAGCAGAGCATTGTTAGTCTACCTTGAATAATAAAAATCAATAGGAGCGGGCTATTATCCTGAGCGTAGACGAAGGGAGCCCGCTTTCTTTTTTTACGTTTCCATTTTAGGCATTAGCCAAAACTTAGAATTTCCCTGCAATTCAAAAAATCTGTATTATCTGCGGGATAAAAAGCATAAAAATCCCCGGTTTCAGCCAAAAATTACGCTATCATTTTTTTAACCGTAATAACATTAGTATTTTTGCAGCAAATTAGTCACATGCAAAATTATTTAGAATTCAATTTCAAAATTTCTCCATTGCAGCCTTGGAATGAGATTTTAATGGCGGAACTTATAGAAATAGGTTTTGACAGCTTTACAGAAGAAATTGACGGAATTTTAGGATATATCCAGACAGAATTGTTTCAGGAAGAGCAGTTGAAAGCACTTCCGATTTTTGAAAATGAAAACGTAAAAATCGAATATTCTTTCGAAGAAATGCCTAATATCAACTGGAATGAAGAATGGGAAAAGAATTTCTCTCCAATCAATATTGATGATAAAGTATTGATCAGAGCCGAATTCCATGAATCGGTACCTGGAATGCATGAAATTATCATTCAGCCTAAAATGTCTTTCGGAACAGGACATCACCCTACCACCCACCTGATGATCCAGCAAATGATGGATATTGACTTCCATGGTAAAAAGGTATTGGATATGGGATGTGGAACTTCTGTACTGGCAATCTATGCGAAACAGCAGGGAGCAGGAGATACAAAAGCAATCGATATTGATGAATGGTCGGTAGAAAACTCAAAAGAAAATGCAGTAAGAAACAGTGTTGAATTAGATATTGAACAGGGAACTGCTGAAAATTTAGGAAAAGAAAATTTTGATGTTATTTTAGCCAATATCAACAGAAATATCCTTATTTCAGATATCCCGACTTATGTTTCAGTATTGAATGATGGTGGAAAACTATTACTTTCAGGACTGTGTTTCTTTGACGTAGATGATATTCTTGAAGTATGTAAAGAAAGCGGACTGGAACTGAAAAAGCAGCTACAGCGTGAAGAATGGGTAAGTCTTCTGCTTGAAAAATAACACACAAAAAACAAAATACGAATATGAAAACTTTATGGACAGCTTTATTTTTACTGATGCTGCAGTTTTTTACAGCGCAGGAAAATGAAGTATATGCTGATGGAATCTTTGGTTTTGAAGAAAATAAGACGCAGAAAATCTTTACAGACTGGACCCGCGTGAGGCTGTATCCAGGAGTCAATACTCAGATTGTAGATTCATTGCAGACCAATCAGCAGGTGGTGATTCTTAAAAAAGAAGAAACTGTCCTGAAATTGGGAGAAAGAGCGGCCAATTGGTATAAAATCTCTTATCAGAAAGGAGAGAATATATTGGAAGGATATATCTGGGGTGGTAATCTTTGTGTAGGGTACCGTAATAAAAACGGATATGATTTTCTCTTTGGACTTTCCAAAACGATTGACAGGAAGAATAAAGAATCCAATGAGACCGAAAAACAGAACATTGCCGGAATAAAAGTAATGGAAGGAAATACACTCATTGATGAGGTATATTTTGATACAGGAAGAGGAGAGGAGTTGAGTTCAGCGGCATTCAATATAGAAAGCAGCCACAAACTGCAGAATGTTGAATTTACCCTGAAAGCAATGGTTTCCGGAGAAGCCTGCGGAATCGCAAGCTATGATCAGTATGTTCTTTTTAAGGATAAAAAACTGATTACCCTTCCACAATTAATGAATGTAGGTGATGCCGGAGCTTTTTATCACAGTGAAGAATATGTTTTTCCTAATGATAAAGGAGGAATTTCTAACGCATTTATCCTAAAAGTGGAAGACATGGAAGTGGATGAGAAAGACAGAGAGAAGAAGAAAAGCTCTTTTAAAACTTATCTTTGGAACGGAAGTTCTTATAAGTTAAAATAATACTATTTCCTTAAAATAAATTAAACCGTTGCAGCAGCAGCGGTTTTTTTATTGTATAAAAAGGGTATAAAAAATAGGACTGGAACAATCCAATCCTACCCAAACATGATTAAGTGTATAGTTGAGCCATAAAGGCTACAAGGAATTAAAGCACAAAAAGATTTTTATTGATTCTTAATCAATGTTTCCTTGATACTAATTAAAACTAACTAAGTGACCTTTCGGCTACGTTTACCATGTAAAAGTAAGGTGTATCACCAACGCTCGGAGCAAAAGTTAAACTGATTCAGCGAAATAAGCCGGTGAAACGGTATTTTCAGCAAATGAAACGTATTTTGAAGATTTATAATGTTCCCGTTGTACTAATTCATTCCTTACTATGTCCAGTCGTTTACTTTAATGACATCAGCCTGTCTTGGGAAAACTTTTCTCATCAGCACATGATGTACTTCTTCATCTCCGTCTTTACAGCAATCTTCAATCACTGTGAGTTTGTAATCTTTATCTGAGGCTTCTCTCACTGTAGATAAAACAACACCGCTTGTAGATACTCCTGTCAGTACCAAATGTTGAATATTCAGACCACGCAGAACTACTTCAAGATCACTTTCTGTAAAAGCACTGAACCTTCTTTTGGTAATAACAATGTCCTCCTCTTCAGGGCTAAGCTCAGGATGAATAGCGACCCATTCTTTCATATTGACAACTGCCATATGTTGTTTAATTCCTGAAAATACTTTGTTATTAGAGTTTATTTCCGGCATTCCCTGTCTGAACCCTACTGTGATATAAATAACCGGAATTTGGCGATTTCTGGCGGCTTTAATGACCTTGTTGACATTAGATATCAATTCTTGTGTGTCAGGTAAGTTGCTTAATATTGATGACTGCATGTCCATCGCCAATAATGCTGTTTTTATGTTTTCCATTTTAATTACACTTTATTAATAAATTGTTCCTCAGATTCTTCTAAAAGTTGGTTGTTCACTGCTTTTGTCTTATTCTTTTTAAATAGTAAGCGTCTGAAGACAACAGCAACTAAAACTCCCGCAATTCCTTCCAGTAATAAGGTTTTGGGTGCTCCTATTTTTTCCGAGATAAACCCAATAAGTACACTTCCCAAAGGCAGCATCCCGAATATGGCGGTTAGCAAAATACTGATCGCTCTTGAGCGCATCTCAGGGATCACCTCAGACTGGACAATAATATTACAGGTGGTAAATTGCGCGACACCACCCAATCCTGTGAGCGCTGCAAAGAACATAGACCAATAGAAATTGGTGGTATATGAAAAGCACATCAATCCAATACTCAGAATAACTGTACTCAGGATGAGAATATTCCTCATAGATGCTCCTTTCTTCAGAGAAGCCAGAAATACTGTTCCGAGAACCGCCCCAATCCCAATGAAACTGGAAATATAACCGAATGTCTTAGCATCACCTTTGAAGATTTCCTTTGCATAAACAGGAATTAACGTATCGTAAGGTAAAATCAGCAAACCTGTAATACTCAGCATAATAATAACCAGACTGATGGATGGTTCTTTTTTCAGATACCTGAAACCCTCGGCCAATTCTGTGAAAGTTCCTTTTTTAGTTGTTTTTTTCGGAATGATCTTTATTTTCATCAAAGAAATCGAAAGCATTACCGCTGCAAAACTGGCTGCGTTGATAAGAAAACATGTTCCCGCTCCGAATTTTTGGAGGATAATTCCGGAAAGGGCAGGGCCCGCCAATTTAGCGATACTTGCCATGGCAGCACTCAGAGAAAGAGCACTTGGAAGGTCTTCATCATCCTTTACCACTTCATTAATCATAGCCTGACGGGCCGGAATGTCATAAGCATTGATAATGCCGAGAAAAACGCAGAGTATAATGAAACTCCATATATTCTGATGTCCCGTCATTACCAGGAAAGCTAGAATAGATGCCTGTATTAATGATAAAATTTGAGTGATCTGTATAATTTTATACCGGTTATACCGATCTGCAGCAACTCCGCCGAATGCTGAAAATAAAAATGAAGGGAATTGTTCTGCAAAAATGGTGAGCCCCAGCATAAAAGCAGACTCTGTCATGCTGTATACAACCCATACTACCGCTGTACGCTGCATCCACGTCCCAAATTGAGAGACAGAACGCCCGAAAAAATACAATGTATAATTGGTGCTTCTGAAAGCCCGGAATGTACTGATATTACTTAGTTTGTTCATTTTTTTAAATAGACTATTTGACAAATAATGTAAAAGTGTCAAAATTTGAATAAAAAATTTTTACCCAATATGTTTAATAACCATAGAGGTTAGAGTGCTTACTGTACTGTTTAAGTTTTCGAAATTGTTTTTTAAACTCATCTCACGCCTTATTCCCCTGATACTGCTCTGTAGAATAAAGATGATGGTTTCCTGTTCTTCAATGGCAACTTCTGGAATTGAACCTTTGATAATGTTTGTTGAAAATAAATTCAACAGGAGATTTTTTTCCGCTTCCATCATTCTGTTGTGAGCATCGGTGATGTGTTTTGATTTCTCTTCATTGTCCATTCCTGCTTCTATAGCTCTGAAAAAAGAAGATCTTTCTTCCGATGTTTTTACTTTAGCAAGACAAAACTCCTGTATTTTTCCTTCGAAAGTTCTTTTCTTCTTCATCTTGGAATCAATCTCAGAAATAACTTCCTTGATCAAATTTTCCAAAACCGCCTGAAATACTTCCTCCCGATTTTTATAATAATAATAAATTGAAGTTCTGCTTTTACCAACTGCTTTTGAAATATCATCCATTGTCACCTTCTTTAAACCATACTTCAAATACAGCCCTGAAGCGGTCTCCAGGATTTGTTGTGAAAGCTGATCTTGTTCTGTGTGAGATGACATTGTCTGAAAATTATCTGAAATAGGAATACAAAAATAAAATATTTTTGACAAAAAAACAAATTTTGTCAAATTGTACAATACGATAAATCAATTGAGGTAAATTGTATTCACAATAACTC is a genomic window containing:
- a CDS encoding calcineurin-like phosphoesterase C-terminal domain-containing protein — translated: MPCLLVSAMAFSQTSVSGFVYEDSNKNQKKENREKGIEGVAVSNGTQVVLTDKNGRYSLLVQEDQTIFVIKPSGYQTALNANNLPQFYYHHKPKGSPADFKYKGVAATGDLPKELNFPLYKQNENKNFDILVFGDPQPYTEKELDYFKRGIVNEVKNTKKNAVLGISLGDLVGDNLSLQKPYADVMKEVGLPWYNVMGNHDMNYDAKEDRLSDETFESNFGPANYSFNYGNVHFIILDDILYPDPRDGKGYWGGFREDQLQFIENDLKLVDKSKLIVISFHIPLEHSNEDSFRNADRQKLFDFLNPFQNVLLLSAHTHIQQQIFYGKKAGWNGIKELHEYNVGTTCGDWYSGTPDDAGLPTSTMRDGTAKGYSFISFTDNQYKVKYRTAGKPEDYQIKLYIPKVIPSSRTSAKVLANFFMGSKKDKVEYRIDNGKWEAMEYDETIDPNFALSVFKWDSTEKILPGRRPSNPEMSKHIWEADFPKKLSLGKHKVEVKAVDMYGNEFTASEEFEVQNSIQIP
- a CDS encoding 3-ketoacyl-ACP reductase — translated: MNINGKNAIVTGGGRGLGKAVALALANEGVNVAITGRNEENLKMTVEEIKKLGVNSAYAVFSVDNEIQVKAGIESLAEQLGGIDILINNAGIGDFGSIEEMPSETWEQVIKTNLFGVYYAAKAAHPFMKAKGEGDIVNVASTAGLKGGPNMSAYAASKAAVVSLSQSMMAEWRKQNIRVITLTPSTIASDMSIQGGLTDGNPDKVLQPEDFAEWVRDILKMNRRALIANGSIFSTNP
- the prmA gene encoding 50S ribosomal protein L11 methyltransferase gives rise to the protein MQNYLEFNFKISPLQPWNEILMAELIEIGFDSFTEEIDGILGYIQTELFQEEQLKALPIFENENVKIEYSFEEMPNINWNEEWEKNFSPINIDDKVLIRAEFHESVPGMHEIIIQPKMSFGTGHHPTTHLMIQQMMDIDFHGKKVLDMGCGTSVLAIYAKQQGAGDTKAIDIDEWSVENSKENAVRNSVELDIEQGTAENLGKENFDVILANINRNILISDIPTYVSVLNDGGKLLLSGLCFFDVDDILEVCKESGLELKKQLQREEWVSLLLEK
- a CDS encoding SH3 domain-containing protein — protein: MKTLWTALFLLMLQFFTAQENEVYADGIFGFEENKTQKIFTDWTRVRLYPGVNTQIVDSLQTNQQVVILKKEETVLKLGERAANWYKISYQKGENILEGYIWGGNLCVGYRNKNGYDFLFGLSKTIDRKNKESNETEKQNIAGIKVMEGNTLIDEVYFDTGRGEELSSAAFNIESSHKLQNVEFTLKAMVSGEACGIASYDQYVLFKDKKLITLPQLMNVGDAGAFYHSEEYVFPNDKGGISNAFILKVEDMEVDEKDREKKKSSFKTYLWNGSSYKLK
- a CDS encoding cysteine hydrolase family protein encodes the protein MENIKTALLAMDMQSSILSNLPDTQELISNVNKVIKAARNRQIPVIYITVGFRQGMPEINSNNKVFSGIKQHMAVVNMKEWVAIHPELSPEEEDIVITKRRFSAFTESDLEVVLRGLNIQHLVLTGVSTSGVVLSTVREASDKDYKLTVIEDCCKDGDEEVHHVLMRKVFPRQADVIKVNDWT
- a CDS encoding MFS transporter, which codes for MNKLSNISTFRAFRSTNYTLYFFGRSVSQFGTWMQRTAVVWVVYSMTESAFMLGLTIFAEQFPSFLFSAFGGVAADRYNRYKIIQITQILSLIQASILAFLVMTGHQNIWSFIILCVFLGIINAYDIPARQAMINEVVKDDEDLPSALSLSAAMASIAKLAGPALSGIILQKFGAGTCFLINAASFAAVMLSISLMKIKIIPKKTTKKGTFTELAEGFRYLKKEPSISLVIIMLSITGLLILPYDTLIPVYAKEIFKGDAKTFGYISSFIGIGAVLGTVFLASLKKGASMRNILILSTVILSIGLMCFSYTTNFYWSMFFAALTGLGGVAQFTTCNIIVQSEVIPEMRSRAISILLTAIFGMLPLGSVLIGFISEKIGAPKTLLLEGIAGVLVAVVFRRLLFKKNKTKAVNNQLLEESEEQFINKV
- a CDS encoding TetR/AcrR family transcriptional regulator, yielding MSSHTEQDQLSQQILETASGLYLKYGLKKVTMDDISKAVGKSRTSIYYYYKNREEVFQAVLENLIKEVISEIDSKMKKKRTFEGKIQEFCLAKVKTSEERSSFFRAIEAGMDNEEKSKHITDAHNRMMEAEKNLLLNLFSTNIIKGSIPEVAIEEQETIIFILQSSIRGIRREMSLKNNFENLNSTVSTLTSMVIKHIG